In the genome of Cercospora beticola chromosome 2, complete sequence, one region contains:
- a CDS encoding uncharacterized protein (BUSCO:EOG09264829) yields the protein MGETSKRKAENSGGGDGKRAKTKKQWRTPTNGRDGGSYQQQQTIQAGDVGIFVTCIKGKESKATGEMRDLLDDYAERLYPEALAAGNDENEQDDDGAGSGVDDIEKEINAEVQEIRKPKVARLFTPIQLSTQCIVFFKTIDPVEPVSLVKRICEDAMSDNARKRTRFTQRLTPMTFMGRASAEGLEQVALKVLGPHFHQEPFKARTFAIRPTIRNHNILTRDSIIKQVASLVGEGHKVDLKNYELLVIVEVYQHICGVSVVDSDFERLKRFNISELFEPTPKEQAKEKSGSE from the exons ATGGGTGAAACCTCGAAACGCAAGGCGGAGAACAGCGGCGGAGGCGACGGAAAACGAGCGAAG ACCAAAAAGCAGTGGCGGACTCCAACGAATGGACGTGATGGAGGCAGctaccaacagcagcaaaccATTCAAGCTGGAGACGTGGGTATCTTCGTCACATGTATCAAAGGCAAGGAAAGCAAGGCCACAGGCGAGATGAGAGACCTCTTGGACGACTACGCCGAGCGACTCTACCCCGAAGCTCTTGCCGCCGGCAATGATGAGAACGAACAGGATGACGACGGTGCAGGCTCGGGAGTCGATGATATAGAAAAGGAGATCAACGCCGAAGTCCAGGAGATCCGAAAGCCGAAGGTTGCGAGGTTGTTCACGCCCATTCAACTGAGCACCCAGTGCA TTGTTTTCTTCAAGACCATCGATCCGGTGGAGCCGGTCTCGCTCGTAAAGAGGATATGCGAAGATGCCATGAGCGACAATGCTCGCAAGCGAACTAGGTTTACACAAAGACTTACACCTATGACCTTCATGGGCCGAGCATCCGCGGAAGGGCTGGAGCAAGTGGCCCTCAAAGTCCTTGGTCCGCACTTTCACCAAGAACCGTTCAAAGCACGCACG TTCGCAATCCGGCCGACGATCCGAAATCACAACATCTTGACCCGCGACAGCATCATCAAGCAAGTTGCTAGTCTCGTAGGGGAAGGCCACAAGGTCGATTTGAAAAACTACGAGCTACTGGTCATTGTTGAAGTATATCAG CACATCTGCGGCGTCAGTGTCGTGGACAGCGATTTTGAAAGATTGAAACGCTTCAACATCTCGGAACTCTTTGAGCCAACTCCGAAAGAGCAGGCCAAGGAGAAGTCGGGGAGCGAATGA
- a CDS encoding uncharacterized protein (MEROPS:MER0000073), translating to MMKFIFVASAIPALVAALPAPASSGEAEIIWDKDAKLDAPTGSSHRNENAPPREEYMEAGIVGGYTANPGEFPTTISLLNGGSHSCGGALIDPYTVLTAAHCVEMGGSFTVVAGTNQWRFGGEESGVTQAIIHGGYDPSTLDNDFAILKLSTPIFEGPNIAYAILPPAGSDPAPDTPATVAGWGATRNNGPATEDLMAVQVPVVHPDTCADVLFPQPFTQNMICAGYPEGGRDSCQGDSGGPLYDDFTGEVIGVVSFGLNGCAAPQSPGVYARVGRAIGFIQNWSG from the exons ATGATGAAGTTCATTTTTGTTGCTTCGGCCATTCCAGCCCTTGTGGCAGCACTGCCAGCTCCCGCTTCCTCTGGAGAGGCAGAGATCATATGGGATAAAGACGCCAAACTTGACGCTCCAACAGGATCGTCACACCGCAATGAGAATGCACCCCCTCGGGAAGAATACATGGAAGCCGGCATCGTCGGTGGATATACCGCCAACCCAGGAGAATTCCCAACCACTATCTCACTTTTGAATGGCGGAAGCCACAGCTGCGGAGGTGCTCTGATCGACCCATACACTGTCCTGACTGCTGCTCACTGCGTCGAAATGGGCGGAAGCTTTACTGTAGTCGCTGGAACCAAT CAATGGAGatttggcggcgaggagagTGGTGTAACGCAAGCCATAATCCATGGCGGATATGACCCAAGCACTCTCGACAATGATTTCGCCATCTTGAAATTATCGACTCCGATCTTCGAGGGTCCAAACATTGCTTATGCGATTCTGCCTCCTGCAGGCTCCGACCCGGCTCCTGATACTCCAGCCACTGTGGCAGGCTG GGGTGCCACTCGTAACAATGGCCCAGCTACGGAGGACCTCATGGCAGTCCAAGTTCCTGTCGTACATCCTGACACTTGCGCGGACGTTCTGTTCCCGCAGCCATTCACTCAGAACATGATTTGCGCTGGCTATCCCGAGGGAGGGCGCGACTCTTGCCAGGGAGACAGCGGTGGTCCGCTATATGATGACTTTACCGGCGAGGTTATTGGAGTCGTGTCTTTTGGCTTGAATGGTTGCGCGGCGCCACAGAGTCCTGGCGTCTATGCACGTGTGGGAAGAGCCATCGGGTTCATCCAGAACTGGTCGGGATAA
- the SMD1 gene encoding mRNA splicing protein smd1 (BUSCO:EOG09265FL1), whose amino-acid sequence MKLVRFLMKCTNETVTIELKTGTIVQGTIASVSPQMNTNLRNAKMTPKGGSQISLDHVSIRGSEIRYYILPDSLPLDTLLIDDTPKPKNKARKEQDRSAGGRGGPRGGRGGGRGGGRGRGRGRGRGF is encoded by the exons ATGAAGCTCGTCAG GTTTTTGATGAAATGCACAAATGAGACGGTGACGATTGAGCTCAAGACCG GCACCATCGTCCAAGGCACGATCGCCAGCGTCTCCCCACAAATGAATACAAATCTGCGCAATGCGAAGATGACGCCCAAAGGCGGCAGCCAGATCTCTCTGGATCACGTCTCAATTCGAGGATCAGAGATTCGATACTACATTCTGCCCGACTCGCTACCGCTTGACACTCTTCTCATCGACGACacaccgaagccgaagaacaAGGCGCGAAAGGAGCAAGATCGGTCAGCTGGAGGACGCGGCGGTCCCCGGGGCGGTCGCGGCGGTGGACGTGGAggtggcagaggcagagggcGAGGACGGGGCCGTGGGTTCTAG